One Pseudomonas rhizophila DNA window includes the following coding sequences:
- a CDS encoding chemotaxis response regulator protein-glutamate methylesterase, whose product MKIAIVNDMPLAVEALRRALAFEPAHQLVWVAANGAEAVQRCAEYTPDLILMDLLMPIMDGVEATRRIMAETPCAIVIVTGDSQQNVHRVFEAMGYGALDVVDTPTLGVGNPADAAAPLLRKITNIGWLIGERNHGERAAPAAQRMSVSRNSLIAIGSSAGGPAALEILLKGLPRHFAPAIVLVQHVDEVFAAGMAQWLSSASGHQVRLARHGEPPQSGTVLLAGTNHHLRLLKNGTLAYTAEPVNEIYRPSIDVFFESVAHFWSGDAVGVLLTGMGRDGAQGLKLMRQQGYLTIAQDQQSSAVYGMPKAAAAIDAAAQILALDHIAPRLVEIFTQ is encoded by the coding sequence TTGAAGATCGCCATCGTCAATGACATGCCCCTGGCGGTCGAAGCCCTGCGCCGTGCCCTGGCTTTCGAGCCGGCGCACCAGTTGGTCTGGGTGGCCGCCAACGGTGCCGAGGCGGTTCAGCGTTGCGCCGAATACACCCCGGACCTGATTCTGATGGACCTGCTCATGCCCATCATGGATGGCGTGGAGGCGACCCGGCGGATCATGGCCGAAACCCCGTGCGCCATTGTGATTGTCACCGGTGACAGCCAGCAGAACGTTCACCGGGTGTTCGAAGCCATGGGGTATGGCGCGCTGGATGTGGTTGATACCCCTACCTTGGGGGTGGGCAACCCCGCGGATGCGGCGGCACCGCTGCTGCGCAAGATCACCAACATCGGTTGGCTGATCGGTGAGCGCAATCACGGTGAGCGCGCTGCGCCGGCTGCGCAGCGGATGTCGGTGTCACGCAATAGCCTGATTGCCATCGGGTCGTCGGCGGGTGGGCCGGCCGCGCTGGAGATCCTGCTCAAGGGCCTGCCCCGTCATTTCGCCCCGGCCATTGTGCTGGTCCAGCATGTGGACGAGGTGTTTGCTGCGGGCATGGCCCAATGGCTGAGCAGTGCGTCAGGCCACCAGGTGCGCCTGGCCCGGCACGGCGAGCCGCCGCAAAGCGGTACGGTGCTGCTGGCCGGCACCAACCACCATCTGCGCCTATTGAAAAACGGCACCCTGGCCTACACCGCCGAGCCGGTCAACGAGATCTACCGGCCGTCCATCGACGTATTTTTCGAGAGCGTCGCCCACTTCTGGAGCGGTGACGCGGTAGGCGTTTTGCTCACTGGCATGGGCCGCGACGGTGCCCAAGGGCTTAAACTCATGCGCCAGCAGGGCTATCTGACCATCGCCCAGGACCAGCAGAGCAGCGCGGTGTACGGCATGCCCAAAGCGGCCGCGGCCATCGACGCGGCTGCGCAGATTCTTGCGCTGGACCATATAGCGCCACGGTTAGTGGAGATTTTTACCCAATGA
- a CDS encoding diguanylate cyclase domain-containing protein, with protein sequence MSDLQLDDFKRDENAAMVLLVDDQAMIGEAVRRGLANEENIDVHFCADPHQAIAHAVRIKPTVILQDLVMPGLDGLSLVREYRNHPATRDIPIIVLSTKEDPLVKSAAFAAGANDYLVKLPDNIELVARIRYHSRSYMMLLQRDAAYRALRVSQQQLLDTNLVLQRLMNSDGLTGLSNRRHFDEYLELEWRRALRDQSQLSLLMIDVDYFKSFNDNFGHLEGDEALRKVATAIRDACSRPSDLPARYGSEEFALVLPSTSAGGARLMAEKLRQSVVALNIPHITPHEGANLTVSVGVSTFTPQQGGDCRQLISAADKGLYTAKHNGRNRVGIE encoded by the coding sequence ATGAGTGATTTACAGCTCGACGATTTCAAGCGTGACGAGAACGCGGCCATGGTCTTGCTCGTCGACGACCAGGCGATGATCGGCGAGGCGGTGCGGCGCGGGCTGGCCAATGAAGAGAACATCGACGTTCACTTCTGCGCCGACCCACACCAGGCCATCGCCCATGCGGTCCGCATCAAGCCAACGGTGATCCTCCAGGACCTGGTGATGCCCGGTCTTGATGGCTTGAGCCTGGTGCGCGAATACCGTAACCATCCGGCGACCCGGGATATTCCGATCATTGTCCTGTCCACCAAGGAGGACCCGCTGGTCAAAAGCGCGGCGTTCGCCGCCGGGGCCAACGATTACCTGGTCAAGTTGCCGGACAACATCGAACTGGTGGCGCGCATTCGCTACCACTCGCGGTCCTACATGATGCTGCTGCAACGCGATGCGGCCTATCGCGCCCTGCGGGTCAGCCAGCAGCAACTGCTCGACACCAATCTGGTGCTGCAACGGCTGATGAATTCCGACGGTCTGACCGGGCTGTCCAACCGCCGGCACTTCGATGAATACCTGGAGCTGGAGTGGAGAAGGGCGCTGCGGGACCAGTCCCAGCTCTCGCTGTTGATGATCGACGTGGATTACTTCAAGTCCTTCAACGACAATTTCGGCCACCTGGAGGGGGACGAAGCCCTGCGCAAGGTCGCCACGGCGATCCGTGATGCGTGCAGTCGTCCGTCCGACCTGCCGGCCCGTTACGGCAGCGAGGAGTTCGCCCTGGTCTTGCCCAGCACCTCGGCTGGCGGCGCGCGGTTGATGGCCGAAAAGCTGCGCCAGAGCGTCGTTGCCCTGAACATCCCCCACATCACGCCTCATGAGGGGGCGAACCTGACTGTCAGCGTTGGCGTCTCGACCTTCACGCCACAGCAAGGTGGCGATTGCCGCCAGCTGATTTCGGCGGCGGACAAAGGGCTGTACACGGCCAAGCACAATGGGCGTAATCGGGTGGGTATCGAGTAG